Genomic segment of Microbacterium sp. M28:
GGGGGCCACCGGCGACGCGAGCCTCGAGATCGCCAGGCAGGTCTCCAGCGGAGTCGTCGAGCTGGTCCGCCGCGTGCTCGAGATCGCCCCGCCCCGATTCGTGATCGCGAAGGGCGGCATCACCTCCAGCGACGTCGCGAGCGAGGCGCTGGAGATCCGCAGGGCGACCGTCCTCGGCCCGATGCTTCCCGGCATCGTGTCGCTCTGGCAGCCCGAGACCGGCCCAGCAGTCGGCATCCCGTACATCGTCTTCGCCGGCAACGTCGGCGTCGCAGACTCCCTCGCCCGCGTCGTCTCGACGCTGGCGGACGACTGATCCATCTGAAAGGTACCGAGATGACCACCACCGCCGCCGTCATCGGGCTCGGAGCCATGGGGCTTCCCATGGCGACCCGCCTGGCTGAACGCTTCACCGTCCGCGGGTTCGACATCGCTGCGGAGCGCGTCGCGCTGGCCGCTGAGCAGGGTGTCGCCGCGGCATCCTCCGCGGCCGAGGCCGTCGCCGATGCGCAGGCGGTGCTCGTGGCCGTGCGCACCGGCGCCCAGCTGGATGCCCTGCTCTTCGGCGAGAGCGGACTCGCGTCGCACCTCGCCGAGGGAGCCGTCGTGATCCTCACCAGCACCGTGGGCACCGAAGGCATCGCCGACACCGCCTCCCGCCTCGCCGAGCACGGAGCGCATCTCGTGGACGCCCCGCTCTCCGGCGGGCCGGTGCGCGCGGGCGACGGCGACCTTCTCATCGTCGTCGGTGCGACTCCGGATGCTCTGGAGATCGCCCGCCCGATCCTCGAGCAACTCGCATCGACGCTCTCGATAGTGGGGGAGCGCCCCGGCGACGGGCAGGCGCTCAAGACCGTCAACCAGCTCCTGTGCGGCGTGCACATCGCCGCCGCGGCCGAGGCGCTCGCCCTCGCCGATGCCCTGGGGCTCGACCGTGAGAAGACGCTCGAGGCGCTGACCGCCGGAGCTGCGAACTCGTTCATGCTCGGCAACCGCGGTCCTCGCGCGCTGCAGGCGTACGAGGAGGAGGGTGCAGAGGTGCTCAGCCGGCTGGACATCTTCGTCAAGGACCTCGGCATCGTCGGCGACGCCGCACGCCGGGCGCACCTGTCCACCCCCGTCGCAGCCGCCGCCGAGCAACTCTTCCTGCTCGGCGAGGCGCAGGGCCTCGGTGCCCACGACGACTCAGCAGTGATCCGCGTGATCGCCCCCGAACGCCTGTCCTGACCCGAACCGTACGGCGTGCGCGCCGGAAAGAAGAGATTCGATGACGCTCCCTCTTCCCGCTCTGATCGCGATCGGAGTGGCAGGCCTCGCGCTGCTGCTCCTGCTGATCATCCGCTTCAAGATGCAGGCGTTCTACGCCCTCATCCTGGTGTCCATCGTGGTCGGCCTCGCGGCCGGACTGCCGATGACCACGATCCCCGCGACGGACACCAGTCCGGAGCAGCTCGGCATCATCCAGGCGATCATCGCCGGAGTCGGCGGCACGCTCGGCTCCGTGGCGGTGCTCGTCGCGCTCGGCTCGATGCTCGGCAAGATCATCGAGCTGTCCGGCGGCGCCGAATCGCTGGCGGGCAGGTTCACGTCGTGGCTCGGCCCCAAGCGCGTCGGCATCGCCCTCGTGGCGGCCGCCGGCATCCTCGCCATCCCGGTGTTCTTCGATGCCGGGTTCATCATCCTCGTGCCGATCATCTTCGCGTTCTCGAAGATCGCCGGGCTCAACCCGATCACCTTCGGGCTGCCGGTGGCCGGCATCATGCTGGCGGTTCACGTCGCTGTCCCACCGCACCCCGGCATCGTCGGCGGTGCGACCATCCTGGGCGCCGACATCGGATGGGTGTTGATCTTCTCGCTGCTCATCTCGATCCCGCTGGCCGTGCTCTCCTACCTGGTGTCGAAGGTCATCAACCGACGCGAGTTCGCGATGATCGAGGCGACCAAGGAGATGTTCGACCGCTTCGGCTCCGACGAAGCATCACCCAACAGCGGGCTGCGCGAGGGGGAGAAGGCGCCGAGCGCATACACGGTGCTGACGATCATCCTGCTTCCGCTCGTGCTCATCATGCTCGGCACGACCGTCGCCCCGGCGTTCGAAGCCGGCACGTTCTGGAACGGGTTCCTCTCGATGATCGGCCAGCCGATCTTCGCCCTCATGGTGGCGATCGCCGCCGCGATGTTCCTGCTCGGCGTGCGCCGCGGCTGGTCGGGTGCGAAGCTCGGCGAGGTCATGGAATCGGCGCTGCCCAGCGCAGCAGTGATCATCCTCATCACCGGCGCGGGCGGTGCCTTCGGCCGCATCCTCACCGAGACCGGCATCGGCGGCGCCGTCGCCGAGGTGCTCGCGGGAACCGGGATGCCGCTGCTGCTGGCCGCCTTCCTCATCTCGCTCATCATGCGTGCGGCACAGGGATCGGCCACCGTGGCGATCACGACGACGGCTGGACTGCTGCTGCCGACGGTCGCCGTGCTCGGACTCGACACGATCCACATCGCACTCGTCGCCATCGCGATCGGCTACGGCGCCCTCGGCCTCAGCCACGTGAACGACTCCGGCTTCTGGGTCGTCACGCGCTATCTCGGACTGTCCGTGAAGGACGGCCTGCGCACCTGGACGCCGCTCACCACCGTGCTCGGCATCGCCGGATTCCTGCTCACCTGGCTGCTGTACGCGGTCATCCCGATGAGCTGACCGGTTCTCCGGCGGGATCTGCTCCCGCTGCCGTCGACGCGATCGCGGAGGTTCAGGCCTCCGCGATCGCGCGTGCCTGGGCGGCGTCGTCGGTGCGGCCCAGCCCTTCGAGCACGTCGCCGAGCTCGAGTGCGGCCACCTGCCGCAGGGGCGGGATCTCGGCGGCGTGCTCGATCACCGTGCGGTAGATCGCGACGGCGTCCTCGCCGCGGTCGCCGCCCGCGAGCACACGGGCGGCGAACAGCTCGGATCCTCCGGCGGCGCCCGCATCGCCGAGCGCGACGAATCCGTCCGCGGCGGTCAGCGCGGCGGAGACGGCCTCGTCCACCCTGCCGAGACCCGCGAAGGCGCGAGCACGCGAGTCGGTGACATCCGCCAGTAGCCATCCTGCCTCGTGCTCGGTCGCCAGCGCGGCGACCTCATCGAACAGGGCGAACGAGCGCTCATCCTGCTGTCCGGCGTACGCCTGACCCAGGTTGTGCAGCACCTCGGTGACCGCTCCGGCGGCATCCGGCGTCCTGCGCACGATCTCGGCGGCCGTTTCGAGCAGATCGATCGCGTCGTCGTGCTCGTCGAAGCGCGCGAGGATCTTCGCCTGCTCGCTCAGGGCCAGAGCCTGATCGGCGCCTTCCTCGGCGGCGCCATAGAGCTCGGCCGCGTAGCCGAAGGCGCCGACCGCCTGTCCGAATTCTCCCGACGAGGCCAGCGAACGCGCGAGCATCATCACGGTGGCCGCGCGTGATCCGGCCGGCACCTCGGCCTCCTCCTCGCGGCGCAGCACGTCACCGAACAGCTCGGCGGCTTCCGCCGCATCATCGGCGGCGAGCATCGCGCGCGCGAGCCGGAAGTCGATGCCGGACAGATCGCCGCCCTCCCGGCCGACGAGGTGCGCGGCGGTCCGGTAGCGCGTCACGGCCTTGTCGGCGTCGCCGGCGTCCTCCCACAGCGCTCCGGCGAGCATGTGGCTCGCGGCCAGGCTGCTGTCGGCGCCGATCCCTGCGAGGAGCCGGCAGGCCTCGTCGGCGTCCGTCGCGCCGGCGGCGAACTCGCCCTGGCCGCCACGGATGCGGGCGCGGATCTCGAGGGCGCGAGCACGGTGGCCGGTCCCGAGGTCCTCTTCGGCGAGAAGGCGGTCCAGGTGCCCGACGGCGCGTTCGAGGTGCTCGCTCTGCAGCAGCGCGAAGACCGCGAGCAGGCTCGTCGCATGCACGAGGCGGGTGTCCTCCGCCTCGGCGAATCCACGGTGCGCCCGCTCGGCGAGATCGAGCGCGGCGGCGTGATCCTCCGCCTTCAGCAGCTGCGAGGCGCGGCTGATCGCCAGATCTCCGCGGGACCGCGGCGGCAGCGCGGCGTCGTCGGCCAGCTCGCGTTCGAGCGCTGCCACATCCGCGGCCCCGGATGCGCCGAACGTGGCGAGGCCGACGCGCTCCTCCAGATCCGCCTGGGCTTCATCGCCTGCGGCGCGCAGCGCCGCGATCCGCTCGGGCAGCAGTGCCAGCGCCTCGTCCTCGCGGTCCGTGGCGACGAGGACGGCGATGCGCACCGACTGCAGGCGCGCCAGCTTGACCGCATCCGTCACGTCGAAAGCATGCGGCAGGGCGCTCAGCGTCTCGGCCTCCGCGCCGTAGTCGGCGAGCTCGACCACGCGATCGAACCATGCGTCCGCGTCGGCGGGGAACGCCGTCGACAGCGGCTCGACGAAGACGTCCGATCGGATCGGGACGTCGAACGCGGTATCGGCGAGGCCGCGCAACCGGCGCAGCCGCTCGGCGTGCGCGTCGCCGCCGTCTCGGGCGTCGAACTCCGCCCCGATGCGCTCGGCAGCCGCCCAGCAGGCGGCCGACAGCGCGGCGGCCGACCAGACGCCCTCGTGCGGGCCGAAGAACGGCAGCAGCGCCGCGGCCTCCGCACCGCGCACCGGAGTCTCGCCGTGGCCCGCGGCCGTGACGCGGTCCAGCGCGAAGGCGAACGCACCGAGGGCCGTGAAGTGGGCGTCCACGTTCAGTCCGTCGTGCGCGAGCCAGGGCAGGTGACGCTCGACGAGCGACAGCGCTCGAGCCTCGTTGCCGCTCACGGCGCAGAACACGACGTTGTTCGCGATGATCGTGAGGTTGTCCGGGTTGTCCTTGGCCAGCCGATAGCTGCGCAGATGCGCCGTCTTGGCCTCATCGAGTCGGCCGGCGCGCAGATACGGCAGCAGCACGCGCGAGAGCGCGTGTTCCGGCTCCTCGCCGCAGGAGAAGCCGCCCTCGATCATCTCCTCGACGAGACGGATGGCCTCCGCGTCGCGATCCGTGTCGACGAAGAAGCCGGCGATCTGGCTTCGGCTGCAGGCGTCGCAGTGGCTGTGCTCGTCGCGGGGAGTCGCCTCCAACTGGACGCGCAGTCGCTCGGCATCCTCGATGCGACCGGCATCCCAGGCGTCCTCGAAGCGTGCGGTGAGCACACCGCTCATGCCGAGACCGGCCGTGCGGTAGTGCGTCTCCATGTCGTCGAGTACAGCCGCGATCTGCTCCTGCGAGAATGCGGGGGACGAACGCAGGGCCGACGCCATCCATTTGAACTGCCACATCAGGTCGGCGCCGCCGTTGTCGATGTCGGCGGGGAACCGCGTCGGGTCGGCGTCGTGATGAGCCAGGCACCACGCGAACGAGTTCAGCATGACGTCGGTGGCGCCGCCCATGTTCGCCGAAGCGGTCTGGCGCATCCTGGCCTGATACTCCAGCTGCTCGTCGCCGATCTCCTGCGCCAGCGCGACCGCCTGCGCCACCATGGCCTGCTCGGCAGGGCCCCATGGAGTGCGATCGATCTCCTCGACGAGCTGCTGGAACTGCTTCTTCGGACGTGCCATGGGGGACCCTTCTGCGGTGGGGCGATCAGCGGGCGTCGTCGACGGTGTCGACGTCGAGCCCGGCGGAGAGCGAGACGAGATCCGCGAGCGCGGTGGTCATGAGCGTGCGGTCGGCATCCGTGAGCGGATGATGCCCTGCCAGCAATGCCTGGACATAGAGCAGCTGGACGGTGCGGGCGAAGACGGCCTCGTCCCGGACGCCGGTGAGCGAGCGGACGACCCGATTGGACCAGTTCAGGCACAGGCGCACGCTCGGATCGTCCTCCCGACCCG
This window contains:
- a CDS encoding GntP family transporter, which gives rise to MTLPLPALIAIGVAGLALLLLLIIRFKMQAFYALILVSIVVGLAAGLPMTTIPATDTSPEQLGIIQAIIAGVGGTLGSVAVLVALGSMLGKIIELSGGAESLAGRFTSWLGPKRVGIALVAAAGILAIPVFFDAGFIILVPIIFAFSKIAGLNPITFGLPVAGIMLAVHVAVPPHPGIVGGATILGADIGWVLIFSLLISIPLAVLSYLVSKVINRREFAMIEATKEMFDRFGSDEASPNSGLREGEKAPSAYTVLTIILLPLVLIMLGTTVAPAFEAGTFWNGFLSMIGQPIFALMVAIAAAMFLLGVRRGWSGAKLGEVMESALPSAAVIILITGAGGAFGRILTETGIGGAVAEVLAGTGMPLLLAAFLISLIMRAAQGSATVAITTTAGLLLPTVAVLGLDTIHIALVAIAIGYGALGLSHVNDSGFWVVTRYLGLSVKDGLRTWTPLTTVLGIAGFLLTWLLYAVIPMS
- a CDS encoding NAD(P)-dependent oxidoreductase codes for the protein MTTTAAVIGLGAMGLPMATRLAERFTVRGFDIAAERVALAAEQGVAAASSAAEAVADAQAVLVAVRTGAQLDALLFGESGLASHLAEGAVVILTSTVGTEGIADTASRLAEHGAHLVDAPLSGGPVRAGDGDLLIVVGATPDALEIARPILEQLASTLSIVGERPGDGQALKTVNQLLCGVHIAAAAEALALADALGLDREKTLEALTAGAANSFMLGNRGPRALQAYEEEGAEVLSRLDIFVKDLGIVGDAARRAHLSTPVAAAAEQLFLLGEAQGLGAHDDSAVIRVIAPERLS